From Schaalia sp. ZJ405, one genomic window encodes:
- the purH gene encoding bifunctional phosphoribosylaminoimidazolecarboxamide formyltransferase/IMP cyclohydrolase, translated as MSVRLDHLEPIDVRPVKRALISVYDKTGLEDLAKALGEAGVEIVSTGSTASRIAAAGVAVTPVDDVTGFPEVLEGRVKTLHPKVHAGILADQRKADHRQQIADLGVEAFDLVICNLYPFSQTVASGASFDECVEQIDIGGPSMVRAAAKNHPSVAVVTSPAHYEDVARAAAGEGFTLEERRNLAAEAFAHTAMYDLAIAGWFANELDREDLRDELDEACETHLDQSDVAFLESLGFVVDHEGQYVVEEDAQDGTLPAYVADAFERVHSLRYGENPHQGAAVYREIPVDEDIDEVNPEEEDGAEVSACADDPLLPGIANARQLHGKDMSYNNYTDGDAALRAAYDHERPCVAIIKHANPCGIAVGDDVAQAHRKAHACDPVSAFGGVIAVNRPVSVELAHQIVPIFTEVVIAPGYEDGALEVLSAKKNLRVLEVAAPQRGQREFKQISGGLLVQDRDDIDAPGDDPANWTLAAGQAADPQTLADLEFAWRTVRAVRSNAILLVKDGASVGVGMGQVNRVDSCKLAVERANTLGGRSTGDAAKNAGTDITSAGGARTEDVVSDAPEQRSIGAVAASDAFFPFADGLQVLIDAGVKAVVQPGGSIRDDESIEAAKAAGITMYLTGTRHFAH; from the coding sequence ATGTCCGTCCGCTTAGATCACCTTGAACCCATCGACGTACGCCCAGTGAAACGCGCCTTGATTTCCGTGTACGACAAAACCGGCCTTGAAGACCTGGCGAAGGCCCTGGGAGAGGCCGGAGTGGAGATCGTTTCCACAGGGTCAACTGCGTCGCGAATCGCAGCTGCCGGCGTGGCGGTGACACCCGTTGACGACGTGACCGGTTTCCCGGAGGTCCTTGAAGGGCGCGTGAAGACCCTCCACCCGAAGGTTCACGCGGGGATCCTCGCTGATCAGCGCAAAGCTGACCATCGTCAGCAGATCGCTGACCTGGGTGTTGAGGCCTTCGACCTCGTCATCTGCAACCTGTACCCGTTCTCTCAGACCGTTGCTTCCGGAGCGTCCTTTGACGAGTGCGTCGAACAGATCGACATCGGCGGTCCGTCGATGGTTCGTGCGGCCGCGAAGAACCACCCGTCAGTTGCCGTTGTCACATCTCCGGCCCACTACGAGGATGTTGCCCGTGCGGCGGCAGGTGAGGGCTTCACACTGGAAGAACGCCGCAACCTTGCCGCTGAAGCCTTCGCTCACACCGCGATGTACGACCTGGCCATCGCCGGATGGTTTGCCAACGAGCTTGACCGCGAGGACCTGCGCGATGAGCTTGACGAGGCCTGCGAAACGCATCTTGATCAATCGGATGTGGCGTTCCTTGAATCCCTTGGTTTCGTGGTCGATCACGAGGGACAGTACGTTGTCGAGGAAGATGCACAGGACGGTACTCTGCCGGCGTATGTTGCCGATGCTTTTGAGCGTGTCCATTCGCTGCGCTACGGTGAAAACCCGCATCAGGGTGCAGCTGTGTACCGCGAAATCCCGGTCGATGAGGACATCGATGAGGTGAACCCCGAAGAAGAGGACGGTGCGGAGGTTTCGGCTTGCGCCGATGACCCCTTGCTTCCGGGCATCGCCAACGCCCGTCAACTGCACGGCAAGGACATGTCGTACAACAACTACACCGACGGGGATGCTGCGCTGCGTGCCGCCTACGATCACGAGCGTCCCTGCGTTGCCATCATCAAACATGCGAATCCCTGCGGTATCGCCGTGGGCGACGATGTTGCCCAGGCTCACCGCAAAGCGCATGCCTGCGATCCCGTCTCCGCGTTCGGAGGTGTCATCGCAGTTAACCGTCCGGTGAGTGTCGAACTGGCCCATCAGATTGTCCCGATTTTTACCGAGGTCGTCATTGCCCCCGGATACGAGGACGGGGCCCTTGAGGTGCTTTCTGCGAAGAAGAACCTCCGAGTGCTTGAGGTCGCCGCTCCCCAGCGCGGCCAGCGTGAGTTCAAGCAGATCAGCGGTGGGCTCCTGGTTCAGGATCGCGACGATATTGACGCCCCCGGTGATGATCCGGCGAATTGGACGCTCGCGGCTGGCCAAGCCGCGGATCCTCAGACGCTTGCAGACCTTGAGTTTGCGTGGCGAACGGTACGCGCCGTGCGGTCGAATGCGATCCTCCTGGTCAAGGATGGTGCTTCAGTGGGCGTCGGTATGGGGCAAGTCAACCGCGTTGATTCGTGTAAGCTCGCAGTTGAACGTGCAAATACTCTCGGTGGACGTTCAACGGGTGACGCGGCGAAGAACGCCGGCACTGACATTACCTCGGCGGGTGGAGCACGCACCGAAGATGTCGTGTCCGATGCTCCGGAGCAACGCTCAATCGGCGCTGTTGCGGCCTCCGATGCGTTCTTCCCGTTTGCGGATGGACTTCAGGTTCTTATCGACGCCGGAGTAAAGGCTGTTGTCCAGCCCGGCGGATCGATCCGCGACGATGAATCAATCGAAGCTGCGAAGGCAGCGGGAATCACGATGTACCTGACGGGAACCCGCCACTTCGCACACTAA
- a CDS encoding ATP-dependent helicase, giving the protein MTDYTALPDLGSGLLNDGDNEAAFDMIPTYDVAPDRPHDGQGSWADASTTARRGDINGWPPVARPGGASYGFPADEREFDPDSLLEGLNDQQRQAVVHQGDPLLIMAGAGSGKTRVLTHRIAYLLATGRARAGQILAITFTNKAAAEMRERVSQLVGDDARRMWVSTFHSACVRLLRYEHQAVGLPSSFTIYDAQDSQRLIQMILKADNVDVKRFTPKMIAARISDLKNELITPQRYADTAGKDPISRIVSQTYSQYANRLAQANAVDFDDLIMRTVQLLTENPAIAEHYHRRFRHVLVDEYQDTNHAQYMLVRALVGSGDDGVAPGELTVVGDSDQSIYAFRGATIRNIDEFERDFPGARTILLEQNYRSTQNILSAANAVIAKNVGRRPKNLWTASGDGAPIVVDTAESEHDEARFIIREIDRLHDDGTDWGDIAVFYRTNSQSRAIEEFLVRQGIPYRVVGGTRFYERREIKDALAYLQVVSNPDDTVAVRRILNTPRRGIGAKAEDALLAHADRYGLSLGGALRDAWVAAGRPAGEGEGISIDAGEREAPEHAVGTKDITHEDEVNETGREVQGLTARAAKSAANFWGLIETLRAAERAGATPADLLEEALDHTGYLAELRGSEDPQDQSRVENLAELHSVAQEFSALIAAAPAQSVTPTDADPRDQANAASATRPADEGTVGGEDADSSSPIDEDPHLGVLAAFLERVALVADSDQVPDEGQRSGQVTLMTVHTAKGLEFPVVFVTGMEDGTFPHQRSLGEAEELEEERRLAYVAITRARKRLYLTRAVVRSAWGTPQEMPPSRFLDDIPSELISMRRDGPSWTKRRSGYSSAGYSSGARSLGKDPWGDADSGPVFGSGRGRSGDLGSGNSQSPRVGAGRPIVRFGRSTPAAKAAQEDTPMLVLAAGDRVRHETLGTGVVLGVEGQGRQTVARVQFGTKEKRLLVRLAPMEKL; this is encoded by the coding sequence ATGACTGATTACACCGCACTTCCTGACCTGGGATCAGGCCTCCTCAACGATGGAGACAACGAAGCCGCTTTCGACATGATCCCGACCTACGATGTTGCTCCCGACCGTCCGCACGACGGTCAGGGGAGCTGGGCAGACGCGTCCACAACGGCTCGACGTGGGGACATCAACGGGTGGCCGCCGGTTGCACGTCCGGGTGGTGCATCCTATGGTTTCCCAGCGGATGAGAGGGAATTCGATCCCGATTCTCTCCTCGAAGGGCTCAACGACCAGCAGCGTCAGGCCGTTGTTCATCAGGGGGACCCTCTGCTGATCATGGCGGGTGCCGGATCGGGAAAGACCCGCGTGCTCACGCACCGCATCGCGTATCTGCTGGCAACGGGACGCGCCCGGGCCGGACAGATCTTGGCAATCACCTTCACCAATAAGGCAGCTGCGGAAATGCGCGAGCGCGTGTCGCAGCTCGTTGGTGATGATGCGAGGCGGATGTGGGTGTCAACATTCCATTCCGCGTGCGTGCGGCTCCTGCGCTATGAGCATCAGGCGGTGGGCCTGCCGTCCTCGTTCACGATCTATGACGCCCAGGATTCTCAGCGGCTCATTCAGATGATCCTCAAAGCCGACAACGTTGACGTCAAGCGCTTCACGCCGAAAATGATTGCCGCGAGAATCTCAGATCTCAAGAATGAGCTCATTACCCCGCAGCGATACGCGGACACGGCGGGAAAAGACCCGATTTCCCGGATCGTCAGCCAGACGTATTCGCAGTATGCCAATAGGCTCGCCCAAGCCAATGCCGTGGACTTCGATGACCTGATCATGCGGACCGTCCAGCTGCTCACCGAAAATCCCGCGATCGCTGAGCATTATCACCGACGTTTCCGCCACGTCCTCGTTGACGAGTACCAGGACACGAACCATGCGCAATACATGCTGGTTCGCGCCCTCGTTGGCAGTGGAGATGACGGGGTAGCGCCGGGGGAACTCACTGTCGTTGGAGATTCGGACCAGTCGATCTACGCATTCCGCGGCGCAACGATTCGCAACATTGACGAGTTCGAGCGTGACTTTCCTGGAGCGCGAACAATCCTCTTGGAGCAGAATTACCGCTCGACGCAGAACATCCTGTCGGCCGCAAATGCCGTTATCGCAAAGAACGTGGGACGCCGGCCAAAGAACCTGTGGACAGCATCGGGTGATGGTGCGCCGATCGTTGTGGACACCGCGGAATCTGAGCACGACGAAGCACGATTCATCATCCGCGAAATCGATCGCCTCCACGATGACGGGACAGATTGGGGAGACATCGCAGTTTTTTATCGAACAAACTCCCAATCCCGCGCAATTGAAGAATTCCTTGTTCGACAGGGAATCCCCTATCGGGTTGTCGGCGGCACCCGCTTCTACGAGCGTCGTGAGATCAAGGACGCGCTGGCCTACCTCCAGGTTGTGTCGAATCCGGACGACACCGTTGCTGTTCGGCGAATCCTCAACACGCCGCGCAGAGGTATCGGAGCAAAAGCTGAGGATGCGCTCCTGGCTCACGCGGACCGCTACGGACTTTCCCTGGGCGGAGCTCTTCGCGACGCATGGGTCGCGGCCGGCAGGCCCGCCGGTGAAGGGGAGGGCATCTCGATTGACGCCGGTGAGCGAGAAGCCCCTGAGCACGCTGTCGGTACCAAAGACATCACTCACGAGGACGAGGTCAACGAAACGGGGCGGGAGGTCCAGGGGCTGACTGCTCGCGCTGCGAAGTCTGCCGCGAACTTCTGGGGCCTCATTGAGACGCTTCGCGCGGCCGAGCGGGCCGGCGCTACCCCCGCGGATCTCCTCGAAGAAGCCCTCGACCATACGGGATACCTCGCTGAGCTGCGCGGGTCTGAAGATCCTCAGGATCAGTCGCGTGTGGAAAACCTCGCGGAGCTTCATTCGGTTGCCCAAGAGTTTTCCGCGCTCATCGCAGCTGCACCAGCGCAGTCGGTCACTCCCACTGACGCGGACCCGCGCGATCAGGCGAACGCTGCGTCGGCGACTCGACCGGCAGATGAGGGGACCGTCGGGGGAGAGGACGCAGACTCGTCCTCGCCAATTGATGAGGACCCGCATCTGGGGGTGCTGGCGGCGTTCCTTGAAAGGGTTGCCCTGGTTGCTGATTCTGACCAGGTCCCAGATGAGGGACAACGCAGCGGTCAGGTGACGTTGATGACGGTGCATACGGCGAAGGGACTGGAATTCCCCGTTGTTTTCGTCACCGGAATGGAGGATGGAACATTCCCGCACCAACGGTCCCTGGGAGAGGCAGAGGAGCTCGAAGAGGAGAGGCGCCTGGCGTATGTGGCGATTACGCGTGCCCGCAAACGCCTGTATCTCACGCGCGCGGTCGTGCGATCAGCGTGGGGAACTCCCCAAGAAATGCCTCCGTCGCGCTTTCTTGACGATATTCCGTCCGAGCTGATTTCTATGCGTCGTGATGGGCCGTCCTGGACCAAACGTCGTTCGGGGTATTCCTCAGCGGGGTATTCGTCGGGGGCGCGTTCACTGGGGAAAGATCCGTGGGGAGATGCTGATTCCGGTCCGGTTTTCGGTTCGGGACGAGGACGATCGGGCGATCTCGGGTCGGGGAATTCGCAGAGTCCGCGCGTCGGGGCCGGGCGGCCGATTGTCCGTTTCGGTAGGAGCACGCCCGCGGCTAAGGCAGCACAAGAAGACACCCCGATGCTCGTTCTTGCGGCCGGTGACCGGGTGCGACATGAAACCCTGGGGACAGGAGTGGTCCTTGGTGTGGAAGGTCAGGGACGGCAGACCGTTGCGCGAGTGCAATTTGGGACGAAAGAAAAGCGTTTGCTTGTGCGGCTTGCGCCTATGGAGAAGCTCTGA
- a CDS encoding DUF1846 domain-containing protein yields the protein MHRIGFDRKKYLKLQSEHIAARRAQFGGKLYLEFGGKLVDDMHASRVLPGFTPDNKIVMLSELAEDVEIIVAVNAKDFARRKVRADLGTTYEDEVLRHIDAFGEYGLKVGSVVITQWTDDNREAKAVRRRFEKLGIRVYRHFPISGYPSDVAQIVSDHGYGKNEYIETERDLIVVTAPGPGSGKMATCLSQLYHDHKRGIRSGYAKWETFPIWNLPLDHPVNIAYEAATADLDDVNMIDPFHLAANGVQTVNYNRDVEVFPVLKRLFEQILGESPYNSPTEMGVNMAGLSICDDEACQEASKQEVLRRYYKALVVEKKELLDPVQSERIALLMSRLGINKDDRPVVRPALKVAKATKAPGAAIELPHGEIVTGKTSALLGCCSAMLLNALKKLAGLDDSVKLLAPESIEPIQHLKTGHLGSRNPRLHTDEVLIALAVSANGDDNARRALDQLGVLGGCDVHTSTILGSVDEGIFRSLGVQVTSEPVYATKSLYRKH from the coding sequence ATGCATCGCATCGGATTTGACCGCAAGAAATACCTGAAGCTTCAGTCTGAGCATATCGCCGCCCGGCGCGCACAATTCGGCGGAAAACTGTACTTGGAGTTCGGCGGGAAACTCGTCGACGATATGCACGCCTCCCGCGTTCTTCCGGGATTTACCCCGGACAACAAGATTGTGATGCTTTCCGAATTGGCTGAGGACGTGGAGATCATCGTTGCCGTCAATGCGAAAGACTTCGCGCGGCGCAAGGTTCGTGCAGACTTGGGGACAACGTACGAGGACGAGGTTCTTCGACACATTGATGCTTTCGGAGAGTATGGCCTCAAAGTTGGGTCCGTTGTCATTACGCAGTGGACCGACGATAACAGGGAAGCGAAAGCTGTGCGGCGTCGCTTCGAGAAACTGGGGATCCGCGTGTATCGCCACTTCCCGATCTCCGGCTATCCCTCCGATGTAGCGCAGATCGTGTCCGATCATGGGTACGGGAAGAACGAATACATCGAAACGGAACGAGACCTCATTGTTGTCACGGCTCCCGGCCCCGGTTCCGGCAAGATGGCGACCTGCCTGTCGCAGCTCTATCACGATCACAAGCGCGGTATTCGTTCCGGGTACGCGAAATGGGAAACCTTCCCCATCTGGAATCTTCCCCTCGATCACCCCGTGAACATTGCGTACGAGGCTGCGACCGCCGACCTTGATGACGTCAACATGATCGACCCATTCCATCTGGCTGCCAACGGTGTGCAGACGGTGAACTACAACCGCGATGTTGAGGTTTTTCCCGTACTCAAGCGGCTGTTCGAGCAGATCCTCGGGGAATCTCCGTACAATTCACCAACGGAGATGGGGGTCAACATGGCGGGCCTGTCGATTTGCGACGATGAGGCGTGCCAAGAAGCATCGAAACAGGAAGTCCTTCGACGCTACTACAAAGCCCTGGTCGTCGAGAAGAAAGAACTGCTTGATCCGGTCCAATCCGAACGGATCGCTTTGCTCATGAGCCGCTTGGGGATCAATAAGGACGACCGCCCGGTTGTACGTCCGGCACTGAAAGTTGCGAAGGCAACGAAAGCTCCGGGTGCAGCGATTGAACTCCCTCACGGGGAAATCGTCACCGGCAAGACATCGGCGCTGCTGGGCTGTTGTTCGGCAATGTTGCTGAACGCGTTGAAGAAACTTGCCGGTCTTGATGACTCAGTCAAATTGCTTGCCCCCGAATCCATTGAGCCGATCCAACACCTCAAGACCGGTCATCTGGGTTCGCGGAACCCGCGTCTGCATACTGACGAGGTGCTCATTGCCCTGGCGGTGTCAGCTAACGGTGATGATAACGCCCGACGTGCCCTAGATCAGCTGGGTGTACTCGGTGGCTGTGATGTTCACACTTCAACGATCCTTGGGTCCGTGGATGAGGGGATCTTCCGTTCCCTGGGTGTCCAGGTGACGTCGGAACCCGTGTACGCAACGAAGTCGCTGTACCGCAAGCACTGA
- a CDS encoding cell division protein PerM — MTDKTTLHRPQRPVRSRPPAQKKDSSHVETPSSSQATTSVVERPVIRLRMPDGWARSLLSGVEAAFLGWALCTVASIFAYWTTSENPWMGSVTWENAYHAGSDAWALILGGTLHIANVSYRALPTLGGIFLVCVLRLFLRSSRHFPRAASWFAVPGFAIPSLLFVGLIAPHARWVTALPGALLIPLVAAAWALLRRFDWDTIFSRFPTWVKSGITWGIIEVIGLIVVSALAVITAILMSRERIAGIHQLLLTTSWQENTLIIGAQALFLPSLCAWALAWLAGPGFWVGTDAWHSVTSAPSGAIPGFPVLGAIPQTAPGHGICLLLVLVGILLGALVVWRSAQSTLKTHMYATGIATIVLAVAVWPWIASSTLVLGAHRMAFLGPHAAITCLWIVLEVGGGFALAGLVGHPTSRAFVQRQWEISKLPRGVAASSSPLMNEDEPASAHDGTHNETAGDADTDAPPRDADNADAENDTAGETLADQAAHDSRKKDHSERNDEDSDEDSADRTPTENVRTQTADIP; from the coding sequence ATGACTGACAAAACAACGCTCCACCGGCCTCAGCGCCCTGTGCGGTCGCGGCCGCCCGCGCAGAAGAAGGACTCCTCACACGTGGAAACCCCTTCCTCGTCTCAGGCGACGACTTCCGTTGTCGAGCGTCCCGTCATCCGTCTGCGGATGCCCGACGGCTGGGCTCGATCCCTACTTTCCGGGGTGGAGGCAGCGTTCCTTGGCTGGGCTCTATGCACCGTCGCGTCGATTTTTGCCTACTGGACGACCTCAGAGAACCCGTGGATGGGGTCTGTCACCTGGGAAAATGCCTATCACGCAGGCAGTGATGCGTGGGCGCTGATCCTCGGAGGAACTCTCCACATTGCCAACGTGTCCTACCGAGCCCTTCCAACTCTGGGAGGAATTTTCCTCGTCTGCGTGCTTCGCCTCTTCCTGCGATCAAGCCGACACTTTCCACGCGCAGCTTCCTGGTTCGCAGTCCCCGGGTTTGCAATCCCTTCGCTGCTGTTCGTCGGACTGATAGCTCCGCACGCTCGATGGGTGACAGCACTTCCCGGTGCCCTCCTCATCCCGCTGGTCGCGGCCGCCTGGGCTCTTCTTCGCCGCTTTGACTGGGACACGATATTTTCGCGCTTCCCCACCTGGGTGAAATCCGGGATCACGTGGGGAATCATTGAGGTCATTGGACTGATCGTCGTCTCTGCCTTAGCGGTCATCACAGCAATTCTCATGTCGCGCGAACGTATCGCCGGAATCCACCAGCTCCTTCTGACAACCTCGTGGCAGGAGAACACCCTGATCATCGGCGCCCAGGCGCTATTCCTGCCATCACTGTGTGCATGGGCGCTGGCCTGGCTTGCCGGTCCTGGCTTCTGGGTAGGAACCGACGCGTGGCATTCGGTGACGTCCGCTCCCTCAGGGGCGATCCCCGGCTTCCCCGTCCTCGGAGCAATCCCGCAGACAGCACCGGGCCACGGCATCTGCCTTCTTCTCGTACTTGTCGGCATCCTCCTGGGTGCCCTTGTCGTCTGGCGCAGCGCCCAGTCCACGCTGAAAACCCACATGTACGCAACGGGAATCGCGACGATTGTTCTCGCCGTCGCCGTATGGCCGTGGATTGCCTCGTCAACACTCGTCCTCGGGGCACACAGGATGGCATTTCTTGGCCCCCATGCTGCGATCACGTGCCTTTGGATCGTCCTTGAAGTGGGCGGAGGCTTTGCCCTTGCAGGTCTTGTCGGACACCCGACGTCACGTGCTTTTGTTCAGCGTCAGTGGGAAATCTCGAAGCTCCCACGCGGAGTTGCCGCCTCGTCCTCGCCACTAATGAACGAGGACGAACCCGCCTCAGCTCACGACGGAACCCACAACGAGACCGCAGGCGACGCAGACACCGACGCACCCCCGCGAGACGCTGACAACGCCGACGCTGAAAACGACACGGCTGGGGAGACCCTCGCGGACCAGGCCGCGCATGACAGCCGGAAGAAGGACCACAGCGAAAGGAACGACGAGGACTCAGACGAGGACTCCGCCGACCGCACTCCCACTGAGAACGTGCGCACACAGACGGCGGACATCCCGTGA
- the sucD gene encoding succinate--CoA ligase subunit alpha, with translation MSIFVNSDSRVIVQGMTGAEGRKHTARMLASGTHIVGGTNPRKAGTFVSFSSGGADDPVEIPVFGTVAEAREKTGANVSVIFVPPAFAKGAALEAIDAGIETVVVITEGIPVHDSVEFVHRALEKGTRLIGPNCPGIITPDETNVGITPADITGTGRIGLVSKSGTLTYQLMYELRDIGFTTGLGIGGDPVVGTTHIDALAAFEEDPDTDLVVMIGEIGGDAEERAAQWISKNMTKPVVAYIAGFTAPEGKTMGHAGAIVSGSAGTAAAKAQALEAVGVRVGRTPSQTALIVRELLGQ, from the coding sequence ATGTCGATTTTTGTCAACTCGGATTCGCGTGTCATCGTCCAGGGCATGACCGGAGCGGAAGGGCGCAAACACACCGCTCGAATGCTCGCATCGGGAACGCACATCGTCGGAGGAACGAACCCGCGTAAAGCGGGAACCTTCGTGAGTTTTAGCTCCGGTGGAGCAGACGATCCCGTGGAGATCCCCGTTTTCGGGACCGTCGCGGAGGCTCGAGAAAAAACCGGAGCGAATGTCTCCGTGATCTTTGTGCCACCCGCTTTCGCCAAGGGTGCTGCTCTTGAAGCTATTGACGCCGGCATTGAAACGGTCGTCGTCATCACCGAAGGAATCCCTGTTCACGACTCCGTTGAGTTTGTTCACCGGGCCCTTGAAAAAGGCACGCGGCTCATCGGTCCCAACTGCCCCGGAATCATCACCCCGGATGAGACGAATGTGGGGATCACCCCCGCTGACATCACCGGAACGGGACGTATCGGGCTTGTGTCGAAGTCGGGAACCCTGACCTATCAGCTGATGTACGAACTCCGTGACATCGGCTTCACCACGGGCCTGGGCATCGGTGGCGACCCGGTTGTCGGGACCACTCACATTGATGCGCTCGCCGCTTTCGAAGAAGACCCGGACACAGACCTTGTTGTCATGATCGGCGAGATCGGCGGAGATGCGGAGGAACGTGCCGCCCAGTGGATCTCGAAGAATATGACGAAGCCAGTTGTTGCCTACATCGCGGGATTCACGGCTCCGGAAGGAAAAACGATGGGCCATGCGGGTGCGATCGTTTCCGGTTCCGCTGGAACGGCGGCGGCGAAGGCTCAGGCCCTTGAGGCTGTTGGAGTCCGTGTGGGGCGCACACCGTCTCAGACGGCACTCATTGTTCGGGAGCTGCTTGGACAGTAG
- the sucC gene encoding ADP-forming succinate--CoA ligase subunit beta — protein MDLYEYQARNLFRDHDVPVLPGITATTPEEAFEAGRTLIDDGATLLVVKAQVKTGGRGKAGGVKLARTPEEARDKAEQILGLDIKGHIVHTVLIASGADIEKEYYFSILLDRSNRRHLAMCSYEGGMDIETLAKERPEALAKVPLDPQKGIDEDVARLILNEAGFPEERHEAIIPVLIKLWDVYDGEDATLVEVNPLVTAPDGRVWAVDGKVSLDDNARFRHEAHEKLVDNRTEDPREAMAKAAGLNYVRLEGEVGIIGNGAGLVMSTLDVVALAGKDLNVQPANFLDIGGGASAEVMARGLDVIVGDDQVRSVFVNVFGGITACDQVAEGIVGALSKLGDSATKPIVVRLDGNKVDEGRAILQAAAHPLIHLEETMDGAARRAAELAAQAK, from the coding sequence ATGGATCTCTACGAATACCAGGCGCGAAACCTCTTCCGGGACCATGACGTTCCGGTACTTCCCGGGATTACAGCGACAACCCCCGAGGAAGCCTTTGAGGCTGGACGCACACTCATCGACGACGGAGCAACGCTGCTCGTCGTTAAAGCTCAAGTGAAAACCGGCGGACGAGGTAAAGCCGGCGGCGTTAAACTCGCGCGCACTCCCGAGGAAGCACGAGACAAAGCCGAGCAGATCCTCGGACTTGATATCAAGGGCCACATCGTTCACACGGTCCTGATCGCATCCGGAGCGGATATCGAGAAGGAATACTACTTCTCGATTCTCCTGGACCGATCGAACCGACGTCACCTGGCGATGTGCTCCTACGAGGGAGGAATGGACATTGAAACCCTCGCAAAGGAACGCCCCGAGGCGCTAGCGAAAGTCCCCCTCGACCCTCAGAAGGGAATTGACGAGGACGTGGCCCGCCTCATCCTGAACGAGGCCGGGTTCCCCGAGGAACGGCATGAGGCAATCATCCCGGTTCTCATCAAACTGTGGGATGTTTACGACGGAGAAGACGCAACGCTTGTTGAGGTCAACCCCCTCGTTACCGCGCCCGATGGACGCGTGTGGGCGGTTGACGGAAAGGTGTCCTTGGATGACAACGCGCGTTTCCGTCACGAAGCACACGAGAAACTGGTTGACAATCGCACCGAGGATCCTCGTGAGGCAATGGCGAAAGCTGCGGGCTTGAACTACGTGAGGCTTGAAGGTGAGGTCGGCATCATTGGTAATGGCGCCGGTCTTGTCATGTCGACGCTTGATGTTGTTGCCCTGGCCGGCAAGGACCTCAACGTTCAGCCCGCGAACTTCCTTGACATCGGCGGCGGCGCATCCGCGGAAGTTATGGCCCGTGGACTCGACGTCATCGTCGGAGATGATCAGGTGCGTTCCGTTTTCGTCAACGTCTTCGGCGGCATCACCGCCTGCGACCAAGTGGCCGAGGGAATCGTTGGAGCACTCTCCAAGCTCGGCGACTCAGCAACGAAGCCGATTGTTGTGCGACTTGACGGGAACAAAGTGGATGAAGGCCGTGCGATTCTCCAGGCAGCCGCACACCCCCTGATTCACTTGGAGGAAACAATGGACGGCGCGGCTCGACGCGCCGCTGAACTCGCCGCACAGGCGAAGTGA
- the purN gene encoding phosphoribosylglycinamide formyltransferase yields MNVTVEPLAPARIIVLVSGEGSNMRDLVRASRDQRWGGDVVAVGADRHCAAIDWAKQRGMTTWIHPFARGGDRAAWDRELAQLLAQSRPDLIVCAGYLKMLGPAVLDAFGGRIVNTHNSLLPSFPGIHAPADAIASGVKVSGATLFFVDEGEDTGQIIAQTVVPVLPDDHADSLLQRIKEAERVQLVEWVGRLIRGGWTISGRRVEVGN; encoded by the coding sequence GTGAACGTGACCGTTGAGCCTCTTGCGCCCGCCCGCATCATCGTCCTCGTCTCCGGTGAAGGATCGAATATGCGTGACCTCGTGCGTGCCAGCCGCGATCAGCGGTGGGGAGGTGACGTCGTTGCCGTCGGAGCAGACCGTCACTGCGCAGCGATCGACTGGGCGAAGCAACGAGGCATGACAACGTGGATCCACCCCTTTGCGCGAGGAGGAGATCGGGCCGCGTGGGATCGGGAACTTGCGCAGCTTCTTGCCCAGTCGCGTCCTGACCTCATCGTGTGCGCGGGATACCTCAAGATGCTCGGTCCGGCGGTGCTCGACGCATTTGGTGGTCGGATCGTTAACACGCACAACTCGTTGCTCCCGTCATTCCCCGGAATACACGCCCCCGCGGATGCCATCGCTTCGGGAGTTAAAGTCTCCGGTGCGACGCTGTTTTTCGTTGACGAGGGCGAGGACACGGGCCAGATCATCGCCCAGACCGTCGTCCCTGTGCTGCCCGACGATCACGCGGATTCCCTTCTTCAACGAATCAAAGAGGCTGAGCGTGTCCAGCTTGTCGAATGGGTGGGGCGTCTGATCCGAGGTGGATGGACGATCTCGGGACGGCGTGTCGAAGTCGGAAACTGA